AAACAAATAAGTAGGTAATGCAAAAGGCAAACCGGCTTCACGTAATCCGCGCAAATTGGCAAAACACATCAATAGAACAACGCCGACAGTTATTTCGAGGCTGTAGGGCCCGAGGGCCGGGAAGGCCGACGCCACCGCGACCGTGCCGGCCGCGCACTGCACGGCGACCGTGACGACGTAGTCGATCAGCAACGACGCGGCGGCGATCTGGGCCACCTTCGGCCCGAAGTTCTCCCGTGCGACCACATACGATCCGCCGGCGCGGGTGTACACCGCCACGACTTGGCGATATGACGCCGCCACCAGCACAAGGATCAACAAGATGACGCCGGTGATCGGCAGCAGCAATGCGAAGGCAGCCATGCCGGCCGCCGGCAGCAGCTCGATCATCACCTGTTCTGAGCCGTAGGCGGTGGACGATATCGCGTCGGGTGACAGTACGCCCAGCGCGATCGGGTTGGACAACCGCTCGTGCTGCAGCTGATCGTTGATCATCGGCCTTCCGAGGAAGACCCTCTTACACCGGTCGGAAAACGACGGCGAGATCCGAAGTTCGCCGGCCAGCTGTGACATAGCAAATACCTCACACAATTTCTAAGGGCTTTACGCAGAAACGGGTTGGACCTCGCCAAAGCCTACGGTTCTCGGCTGGAATTCGCGCGCCCAGAAACGCGTATCCAGCGATTTGCGACGCTTCTTAACGGAATCTTGACGCCCTATCCGGCAGACCCGCCAGTCGCGGTCGGCATGCCATGTGGATAGTTTCGGTGTCGACTCCCGTTCACCATCGGTCGGCGCGCTCGCCTCGTCGGGCGGCGCGCTGGATCAGTTCGTGACCCGGTCGGCCGCGGCGGCGATTCGCTCGTCGGTGGCGGTCAACGCGACCCGGACGTGCCGGGCACCGCGTGCACCGTAAAACTCGCCGGGAGCGGCCAGGATGCCGCGCTGGGCGAGCCAGTGGACGGTGTCGCGGCACGGCTCGTCGCGAGTCACCCAGAGGTAAAGCCCGGCCTCGGAATGGTCGATGGTGAACCCGGCCGCACGGAATGCCGGCAGTAGCACCTCACGGCGCTGCCGATAGCGCTCACGCTGCTCGTGCTCGTGGACGTCGTCGTCGAGCGCGGCGACCATCGCCGCCTGCACCGGCCTCGGCACCATCATCCCGGCGTGCTTGCGAACCGCCAACAGCTCCCCGACCACGGTGGCATCGCCGGCGACGAAGCCGGCCCGGTAGCCCGCGAGTGACGAGCTCTTCGACAAGGACTGGATGGCCAGCAGGCCAGTGTGGTCGCCGTCGCATACCGACGGGTGCAGCACCGACAGCGGTTGCGCGTCCCAGCCCAGCCCCAGGTAGCACTCGTCGGAGGCGACCACCACACCGCGGGTGCGGGCCCAGCTGACGAGCTTGCGAAGGTGGTCGACGCCGAGCACCTGCCCGGTCGGGTTGCTCGGCGAGTTCACGAACAGCAGCGCGGGCGCCTCCGGCCCGATCTGGGTGAGCGAGTCGGCGAACAGCACCCGCGCCCCGGCCAGCCGCGCACCGACGTCGTAGGTCGGGTACGCCAGCTCGGGCACGACGACGAGGTCCCCCGCCCCCACGCCGAGCAGGGTCGGTAGCCACGCGATGACCTCTTTGGTGCCGATCACCGGCAGCACGGCCGACTCGGCCAGACCAGTGATGCCGTAGCGGCGGTGGAGCGCGGCGACTGCCGATTCGCGCAGCGCCAGGGTGCCCGCGGTGGTGGGGTATCCCGGCTCGGCGCTGGCCGATGCCAGCGCGTCCCGGATTACGGGCGCGACCGGGTCGACGGGAGTGCCGACCGACAGGTCGACGATGCCTCCAATATGCGACTTAGCCAGCGCCGTCACATCGGCCAGGGTGTCCCAGGGGAACTCCGGCAGTGACGCTGACAATCGTCGACGGTCAGTCAGGCGGCTCAGTCATGCTCCTGCGGCGGAAGGTCCTTGACCGGCTGCGGGTCGTTGTCGGTCTGGCCGACTTTCGCGGCGCCGCCGGGCGATCCGAGCTCGGCAAAAAAGTCCGCGTTGATCTGGGTGTACTGGCTCCACTGCTCGGGAACGTCGTCCTCGTAGTAGATGGCTTCGACCGGGCAGACCGGCTCGCAGGCCCCGCAGTCGACGCACTCGTCGGGGTGGATGAACAACATCCGAGCGCCCTCATAGATACAGTCGACCGGGCACTCTTCGATGCATGCCTTGTCTTTGAGATCGACGCAGGGTTCGGCGATCGTGTACGTCACAGACGTCTCCTCCACGGACTCCAGGGGCTGTTCTGGGTGCGCCGGTAGGTGGCTACTCACTTTCCGGCGGTGAAATGTCTCGGTTACTGATACTAGACGTTGCATATACAACGCAAGTACCAGGTCACTATGCGCGTCGATGCAATGCAACTAGTTGCATAGGGCTGACCGGATTCCCTATGCTGCGGCCGTGGCACTACCCCACGCGCTCTTGGTGTCGCTCTGCGAGCAGTCCGGCTCCGGCTACGAGCTCACGCGGCGGTTCGATCGCTCGATCGGCTACTTCTGGAGCGCCACTCATCAGCAGATCTACCGGACGCTGCGGTCGATGGAGGCCGACGGCTGGGTGTCGGCGACGGTCATCCCCCAGCACGGGCGGCCGGACAAAAGGGTCTACACCGTTTCCGACACCGGCCGCACCGAGTTGGCCCGCTGGATTGCCGCGCCGTTGGGTGGAGGCCGCGTGGGCGAGGCAGGAGTCCGCGAGCTGGCCGTCAAGCTTCGCGGCGCGGCCTACGGCGACTCCAGGGCGCTACACGAGCAAGTCATCGCGCTGCGGGCCGAGCGCGCTCGAACGCTGGACACCTACCGCGGATTCGAGAAGCAATTCGCCGATTCAGAGCCGTTGCGCGGCAACGCGTTACATCACTACCTCGTGCTCCGCGGCGGAATTCGCACCGAAGAAGGCACCATCGCCTGGCTGGACGAAGTGGCAGCCGCGCTGGAGGCCGACTCGAAGCTGGAGGCCCGGTGAACTATCCAAACCTGTTGTCTCCGCTGGACCTTGGATTCACCACGCTGCGCAACCGGGTGGTCATGGGCTCGATGCACACCGGCCTGGAGGATCGCGCCCGCAACACCGACCGACTCGCGGAGTACTTCGCCGAACGCGCACACGGCGGCGTCGGCCTGATCATCACGGGTGGCTACGCCCCCAACCGGACGGGCTGGCTGCTGCCGTTCGCCGCCGACCTGACCTCGTCGGCGCAGGTTCGTCGGCACCGAACGATCACCGACGCGGTGCACGATGGCGGTGGCAAGATCCTGCTACAAATCCTGCACGCCGGACGTTATGCCTACCATCCGCTGTCGGTCAGCGCGTCGTCGATCAAGGCACCGATCAATCCCTTTCGGCCGCGCAAGCTTTCGTCGGGTGGCGTGCAGAGCACGATCGACGACTTTGCCCGCTGCGCCCAGCTGGCCCGCGAGGCGGGTTACGACGGCGTCGAAATCATGGGCAGCGAAGGGTATTTGATCAACCAATTCCTGGCGGAGCGCACCAACAAGCGCAACGACGCCTGGGGCGGCAGCGCCGACAAGCGACGCCGCTTCCCCGTCGAAATCGTGCGCCGGACCCGCGCCGCCGTCGGCAACGACTTCATCGTCAGCTACCGCATGTCGATGGCCGACTTCGTCGAGGGCGGCCAGAGCTGGGACGACATCATTGCGCTGGCAATCGAAGTCGAGGCCGCTGGCGCAACCCTGCTCAACTCCGGCTTCGGCTGGCACGAGGCCAGGGTGCCGACCATCGTCACGTCCGTGCCGAACAATGCGTTCGTCGACATCAGCCACGCCGTCGCCGGTCACGTCGACATCCCGGTGGTGGCCTCGAACCGGATCAACATGCCGCAGGCAGCCGAGCAGATTCTGGCCGACACCCACGTGCAGCTGATTTCGATGGCCCGCCCGCTGCTGGCCGACCCGGAGTGGGTCCTCAAGGCTCACGCGGCCCGCGCCGACGAGATCAATACCTGCATCGCCTGCAACCAGGCCTGCCTGGACCACGCCTTCGTGCACAAGACGGTGTCGTGTCTGCTCAACCCGCGGGCCGGCCACGAGACGGAACTCGTGCTCTCCCCCACCCGGCGCACCCGCTCGATCGCGGTGGTCGGGGCCGGACCCGCCGGGTTGGCCGCCGCGGTGAACGCCGCAAGTCGCGGCCACCGGGTGACGCTTTTCGAGGCCAACGACTTCATCGGCGGCCAATTCGACTTGGCCCGCCGCATCCCGGGCAAAGAGGAATTCAACGAGACCATCCGATATTTCACGACGATGCTGGGTGTCAACAATGTCGACGTGCGGCTCTGCACTCGGGCGTCGGCCGCCGACCTCGCCGGCTACGACCACGTCGTGCTGGCCACCGGGGTGGCGCCGCGGATCCCGGACATCCCCGGCATCGACCACCCGATGGTGCTGACCTACGGCCAGGCCATCACCGGTACCAAGCCGCTGGGCACGCGCGTCGCGGTGATCGGCGCCGGCGGAATCGGTTTCGACGTCGGCGAATTCCTGGTGACCGACACGTCGCCGACGCTGAACCTCAAGGACTGGAAGACCGAGTGGGGTGCCGCCGATCCGTGGGAAGCACCGGGCGCACTGATCGCACCGATCCCCGCCCCGCCGGCCCGGGAGGTGTATCTGCTACAGCGCTCCAGCGGTGCACAGGGTCGCAAGCTCGGAAAGACCAGCGGCTGGGTACACCGGGCCTCGTTGAAACACAAAGGTGTACAGCAGCTTTCCGGCGTCAACTACGAGCGGATCAGCGACGAGGGCCTGCACATCAGCTTCGGCTCGAAGCACGAACGACCCCGGTTGCTCGAGGTCGACAACATCGTGGTCTGCGCCGGCCAGGAGCCCGTGCGCGACTTGGAAGACGAGCTGCGCCGCAACGGAATCCACCCACACGTCATCGGTGGCGCCGCGGTCGCGGCGGAACTGGACGCCAAGCGAGCGATCAAGCAGGGCACCGAGCTGGCGGCCCAGCTCTAGTCGCTCGCCGAGCGTGACACCGCCGTCATGTTCGGCCTCCGGGGCTATGCGGCCAGCGGGCTGTAGTCGGTGGTGCGCTGACGGGCCGGGCGGCCGATGCCCTCGGCGATTGCGGTCAGCTCGGCGACGGTCTTGGCCGATCCGAATTCCGAGCCGGCCATCCGGGAGATGGTTTCTTCCATCAGCGTGCCGCCGAGGTCGTTCGCGCCGCCGTTGAGCATCACCTGGGTGCGCTCGACGCCGAGTTTGACCCAGCTGGTCTGGATCTGAGAGATACGGCCGTGCAACATGATCCGCGCCAAGGCGTGGACGGCGCGATTGTCGCGATGGGTCGGGCCGGGACGTGCCGCGCCGGCCAGATACAGCGGCGAGTTCTGATGCACGAAGGGCAGCGGCACGAACTCGGTGAATCCGCCGGTGCGGTCCTGGATGTCGCGCAGCACGTTGAGGTGGCCGACCCAGTGCCTCGGGTCGTCGACGTGGCCGTACATCATCGTCGAGGACGACCGCAGTCCCACCTCGTGCGCGGTCGTCACCACCTCGATCCACATCGAGGTCGGCAGCTTTCCCTTGGTCAGCACCCAGCGGATCTCGTCGTCGAGGATCTCGGCCGCCGTTCCCGGAATGGAGTCCAGGCCGGCCTCACGCAGACTGGTCAACCACTCGCGAATACTCAACCCGCTCTTGGTCACTCCGTTGGCGACCTCCATGGGAGAGAACGCATGCACATGCATCGACGGCACCCGCGCCTTGACCGCGCGGACCAGGTCGGCGTAGCCGGTGACCGGCAGCTCGGGGTCGATGCCGCCTTGCATGCAGACCTCGGTGGCACCGGCGACGTGCGCTTCCCAGGCGCGCTGGGCGACCTCGTCCGCCGACAGCGAGAACGCGTCGGCGTCGTCCTTGCGTTGGGCGAACGCGCAGAACCGGCAGCCGGTGTAACAGATGTTGGTGAAGTTGATGTTGCGGTTCACCACGAACGTCACGTCGTCGCCGACGGCATCGCGTCGCAGCGAATCTGCCAGCGCGGCAACAGCATCCAGGGCGGGGCCGTCGGCGGTCGCCAGAGCCAGGTACTCGGCGTCCGTGCACGCGGCCGGATCGCGCTCGGCGGAGCGCAGCGCGGCAAGTACGTCGGTGTTGATGCGTTCGGGCGCCCGGGCAGCCAGATCGTGCACCTTGGCCCGGATCGACTCCCAGTCGCCGAACGCGCTGTCCAGATCGCTGCGGGTCTCGGTCCGCCGGCCTTCGGTGTCGATCGCGGCGTTCAGGTCGACCCGGCCTGAGGACACCGAAATGTCGTCCGGCTCCTGCCACGGCATCCCCACCGGGGTGACATCGCGGGCCCATCCGGTGGCCGGATCGGCCAGCGCCGCAACATGACCGCGCACCCGCGGATCGATCCATGCCGCCCCGGCCTGCACATACTTGGGCTGGGCGGTCAGCCGCTCGACCAAGTCGTATCCCGCGGCGGCGGTGACCTCGGCCAGGGTGTCCAGCGCCGGCCACGGCCGCTCGGGGTTGACGTGGTCGGGGGTCAGCGGCGAGACACCACCCCAGTCGTCGACGCCGGCGCCAATCAGTGCCAGGCACTCCTGCTCCGACACCAGGTTCGGCGGCGCCTGGATGCGCATCGCCGGCCCCAGCACCAGGCGCGCGACGGCGATGGTCGCCAGGAAGTCGTCAATCCCGGCGTCGGGCGTCGACGCCATCGCCGTGTGCTCCTTGGCCCGGAAGTTCTGCACGATCACTTCCTGGACGTGCCCGAATTCCTTGTGCGACTTGCGAATTGCATGGATGGTCTCGGCCCGCTCGACCAGCGTCTCGCCGATACCCACCAGCAGACCGGTGGTGAAGGGAATCGACAGCCGGCCCGCATCGGTGAGCGTCCGCAGCCGCACCTCGGGGTCTTTGTCCGGACTGCCGTAGTGCGCCAGACCCTTGGTCTCGAACAGCCGCCGTGACGTCGTTTCGAGCATCATGCCCATCGAGGGCGCCACCGGCTTCAGCCGAGACAGCTCCGACCAGCTCATCACGCCAGGATTCAGGTGCGGCAGCAGCCCGGTCTCCTCGAGTACTCGGATCGCCATCGCGCGCAGGTACGACAGCGTGGAGTCGTAGCCGCGCGCCTCCAGCCATTCTCGGGCCTCGGGCCACCGGTCCTCAGGCCGGTCACCGAGGGTGAATAGTGCTTCCTTGCAACCGAGTTCAGCACCGCGACGGGCAATGTCGAGAATCTCGTCGGGCTCGAGGTACATGCCGGCACCCTGAGCGCGCAGCTTGCCGGGCACCGTGACGAACGTGCAGTAATGGCATGAGTCGCGGCACAGATGAGTGACCGGAATGAACACCTTGCGTGAGTAGCTGACCGGCAACCGACCCGACCCACCGCGCCGCCCGGCCGACTCCAAACCCGCGTCGCGCACCCGCGCAGCGCTGCGACACAGATCCGCCAGATCCTCGCCGCGAGCGGTCAGCGCGAGCGCCGCCTCGTCGACATTCAGCGCCACCCCGTCGCGGGCCCGACGCAACACCCGGCGCATCGCGGGATCGCCAGGCCTGCGATATCGCTGGGGAACCGAGGGGCTGGGTAGCAGGGTCGGCTCTTCGCCCGGAGTCAACGGCACAGTGGTGTAACTTCCGGCCGGCGCCATTTCATCCGCAATTCCATCCGCACGTCCCAACTCTTCGCGACCCGACGCGTGCCATGAGCGACAACAGTAGCCTCCGGCCCAGGACTTGTGGTCCCTGCCCTCAGGGCGCGGTCCGGCGCCGCAACAGCACCCAGAACGGCAGCAAAGTACCCGCCGCTAGCAGCAGGAATGGGCTGAACTCGGTGATTCCGCGGCCGGCGAAGATGACGTCACCACCGGGACCCGGCCGGGCCATCACCAAAACGGTCAACAACCAGGTCCACACCGGCAGCGCGGCCAGCACATTGCGGCTGGTCCACCGCATGGCGACGAATACCAGCGCCGCATTGACCGCCCCGCTGGCCAGCGCGCTGAGCGGAAACGGAATCGCTCCGATGTAGGACGGCAGGAAAAGCGCGCCGCCGATGGCGGACAAGACGCCGTCGAACGCCAACAACCCCAAGACGACGACGGGGGCAACTCGATTCGTCGCGGCCGCGATTCGGCCGCCGCGCGACTCGATCTCTGTCAGGTCGGGACGCTGTCCAGCTGCGAGACGATGGACATGACCGTCCACTGGAAGTTGTCCAGTCGGTCCTGCCAGTGCTGCTGGTTGTAGTCCAGATCCGGATCCATTCCGGCAGCTTACCGCGCGGCCGCACCGGTCAGGTCGACTCCGGCAAGCAGATCGGTCTCCCACCCGCGCTCGTCTCGCTCACCGGCCACGCCCGCGGTGAGTATGTAGTGCTCCTGCGTGACGATGGGCAGCGCGATGTTGTTCGACAGCGCCATCGTGCGGTCGGTGGGACCCACGGTGAGCTGGGTCGCGTGTGCCCGCAGCGCCGCTATCTTCGCCGGTAATGCGGCGGGATCGTCGATGACAGCGTCGATCTCGTCGTCGGGGAAGCCGAGTTCGTTGAAATCTCCGTCCGGCGGGGGGACGATCCACTCCTCGCGCAGGTCGTCGGGACCGAGCGCCGCCCAGCCCGCCGTGAATGCGCTACGCGCGATCACCGTCCAATAGAACTTCGGCACCGACCATGGCCGCCCCGGAAAGTCGTCACTGCGAGCGGCGGCGGCGACCGCCGCGGTCGTGACCACATGCGTCTGGATGTGGTCGGGATGACCGTAGCCGCCGTTGGGGTCGTAGGTGACCACCACGTGGGGCCGCAGCGTGCGAATGATCTCGACGAGAGCGCCGACGGCTTCGTGCTGGTCTGCGTCGCTGAACCGCTGAGAACCCGGCGGCCCATATGTCGGTGCGCCGGCCATCCCGGAGTCCCGCCAGCGGCCGGCTCCGCCGAGGTAGACCGGGCCGTCGAGACCCAGTGCCCGCAGCGCCGCGGTCAGCTCCCCGATCCGGTAACCGCCGAGCTGGTCGGCGTGATCGGCGGCCAATCGCGCCCACCGATCGCCGATCACCTCTCCCTCTTCGCCGAGTGTGCAGGTGACCACCTGGACTTGCGCCCCGCGCGCAACGTAGTGAGCGATGGTTGCGCCGTTGGTCATCGTCTCGTCGTCGGGGTGGGCGTGCACGAAAAGCAACCGCGGAGTCTCCTGCATGAACCGCACCCTACTAGGGCCGTGCGCGGCAAAGGATTTCGTGACTGAAACGCCTGAGCTGCAAAGACAGTCGGCGGTCTGGCAAAGCCCTGTGCACCGGAAATGCACCTCGCTGGCTACTATCGACGGATGGGACAGCAGACGGCAACGGTCCGCACCCGCCGCCGGGGCAAGCAGCTCGAAGACGCCCTTTTTGACGCGACGCTGGCCGAGCTGGCTGTGGTCGGTTACGGCGGATTGACGATGGAGGGAATCGCCGCGCGGGCGCGCACCGGTAAGGCCGCGCTGTACCGGCGGTGGTCCTGCAAGCACGACTTGGTCCAGGCGGCGCTGCTCTACGCGTTGCCGCCGCTACCCGAACCGCGTCCGGATCGATCCGCGCGCGAGAATCTGCTGGCCGTACTCAACGCACACTGCGATGTCGTCGCGGGCAAGACCGCGTTCCCGGGTCTGGACAGCATGCACCAGCTGCTGCACGAGCCGGAGCTGCGGGCGATCTTCGCGGATGCCGTCGTAGGACCCCGCCTACGGATCACCGAATCGATCCTGCAGACCGCCGCGGACACCGGCGAAATCGACCCCGCATCGATCACGCCCTACACAGCCCGAGTCGGCACCGCGTTGATCAACCAACAAATGCTGCTGACCGGCGCACCGCCGAATAAGCGTCAGCTCGCCCAGATCGTCGAAACGGTGCTTCCGCATTTGACGTGAGAAACGTTGCGGCACAACAGAATGAGGTTCTTCATGACCAAAGGCGGGCCGCCCCCTGGTCGGTCCGCCTCTGGCGGCTTCCTTGCTGAACCGGTCAGGTCGAACAGTACCTGAGAGCATTATTAGCGGGCACGCTTCGCTAACTTTCGTCTAACAGTGACCTAATCGTTACCTGTCACTGACCGGTCTTCACCCACTGCCCGGCGTCGCCGACGATGCCGACCGGCACCGCGCCGGTCAGGCTGACGTTCTGCACACTCGGGCCTGCGGCGACGATGGTGGCGTCCTGCAGGATGGGCAGCACCGTGGCCATGTCCCACAGCCGCGGCTCAACGGCGTTGATCACGTCGTTGATGTTCTTGGCACCGCCGAGGGCCGCATCGATATCGGCCTGGATGCTGTGGTCGCAGATGCCGGTCAGATTCGACGGCGCCTGCACCAACGCGCCAGGCTCTTGCGCCTTCGAGGGCGGCGTCGACGTGGCCGCGGTCGGCGTCGTTACGGGGGTGGGCTTGGCGGTCGGTCCGGGCGACGACGGCGCCGTGGTCGTGGATACCGCTGTCGCCTCCAGCGCCGGGCAGCTGTAGCGAGAAGCCAGCAGCGTCGCCAGGTTTCCGCCTGCCTCGCTCCATCCGACCAGCGCGTCCACCCGGTTGTTGACCAGAGCGTCGCGATAGAGGGCGACCGGGTCGATCGCGAGCACGCTCGCGGCGATGCCGACACTGCGCAACTGATCCGCGGCGGTGTTCGCCACGGCAACCGAGGTCGGATCGTT
This genomic stretch from Mycobacterium paraterrae harbors:
- the dapC gene encoding succinyldiaminopimelate transaminase; protein product: MSASLPEFPWDTLADVTALAKSHIGGIVDLSVGTPVDPVAPVIRDALASASAEPGYPTTAGTLALRESAVAALHRRYGITGLAESAVLPVIGTKEVIAWLPTLLGVGAGDLVVVPELAYPTYDVGARLAGARVLFADSLTQIGPEAPALLFVNSPSNPTGQVLGVDHLRKLVSWARTRGVVVASDECYLGLGWDAQPLSVLHPSVCDGDHTGLLAIQSLSKSSSLAGYRAGFVAGDATVVGELLAVRKHAGMMVPRPVQAAMVAALDDDVHEHEQRERYRQRREVLLPAFRAAGFTIDHSEAGLYLWVTRDEPCRDTVHWLAQRGILAAPGEFYGARGARHVRVALTATDERIAAAADRVTN
- the fdxA gene encoding ferredoxin, coding for MTYTIAEPCVDLKDKACIEECPVDCIYEGARMLFIHPDECVDCGACEPVCPVEAIYYEDDVPEQWSQYTQINADFFAELGSPGGAAKVGQTDNDPQPVKDLPPQEHD
- a CDS encoding PadR family transcriptional regulator; the protein is MALPHALLVSLCEQSGSGYELTRRFDRSIGYFWSATHQQIYRTLRSMEADGWVSATVIPQHGRPDKRVYTVSDTGRTELARWIAAPLGGGRVGEAGVRELAVKLRGAAYGDSRALHEQVIALRAERARTLDTYRGFEKQFADSEPLRGNALHHYLVLRGGIRTEEGTIAWLDEVAAALEADSKLEAR
- a CDS encoding NADPH-dependent 2,4-dienoyl-CoA reductase → MNYPNLLSPLDLGFTTLRNRVVMGSMHTGLEDRARNTDRLAEYFAERAHGGVGLIITGGYAPNRTGWLLPFAADLTSSAQVRRHRTITDAVHDGGGKILLQILHAGRYAYHPLSVSASSIKAPINPFRPRKLSSGGVQSTIDDFARCAQLAREAGYDGVEIMGSEGYLINQFLAERTNKRNDAWGGSADKRRRFPVEIVRRTRAAVGNDFIVSYRMSMADFVEGGQSWDDIIALAIEVEAAGATLLNSGFGWHEARVPTIVTSVPNNAFVDISHAVAGHVDIPVVASNRINMPQAAEQILADTHVQLISMARPLLADPEWVLKAHAARADEINTCIACNQACLDHAFVHKTVSCLLNPRAGHETELVLSPTRRTRSIAVVGAGPAGLAAAVNAASRGHRVTLFEANDFIGGQFDLARRIPGKEEFNETIRYFTTMLGVNNVDVRLCTRASAADLAGYDHVVLATGVAPRIPDIPGIDHPMVLTYGQAITGTKPLGTRVAVIGAGGIGFDVGEFLVTDTSPTLNLKDWKTEWGAADPWEAPGALIAPIPAPPAREVYLLQRSSGAQGRKLGKTSGWVHRASLKHKGVQQLSGVNYERISDEGLHISFGSKHERPRLLEVDNIVVCAGQEPVRDLEDELRRNGIHPHVIGGAAVAAELDAKRAIKQGTELAAQL
- a CDS encoding bifunctional FO biosynthesis protein CofGH; this encodes MAPAGSYTTVPLTPGEEPTLLPSPSVPQRYRRPGDPAMRRVLRRARDGVALNVDEAALALTARGEDLADLCRSAARVRDAGLESAGRRGGSGRLPVSYSRKVFIPVTHLCRDSCHYCTFVTVPGKLRAQGAGMYLEPDEILDIARRGAELGCKEALFTLGDRPEDRWPEAREWLEARGYDSTLSYLRAMAIRVLEETGLLPHLNPGVMSWSELSRLKPVAPSMGMMLETTSRRLFETKGLAHYGSPDKDPEVRLRTLTDAGRLSIPFTTGLLVGIGETLVERAETIHAIRKSHKEFGHVQEVIVQNFRAKEHTAMASTPDAGIDDFLATIAVARLVLGPAMRIQAPPNLVSEQECLALIGAGVDDWGGVSPLTPDHVNPERPWPALDTLAEVTAAAGYDLVERLTAQPKYVQAGAAWIDPRVRGHVAALADPATGWARDVTPVGMPWQEPDDISVSSGRVDLNAAIDTEGRRTETRSDLDSAFGDWESIRAKVHDLAARAPERINTDVLAALRSAERDPAACTDAEYLALATADGPALDAVAALADSLRRDAVGDDVTFVVNRNINFTNICYTGCRFCAFAQRKDDADAFSLSADEVAQRAWEAHVAGATEVCMQGGIDPELPVTGYADLVRAVKARVPSMHVHAFSPMEVANGVTKSGLSIREWLTSLREAGLDSIPGTAAEILDDEIRWVLTKGKLPTSMWIEVVTTAHEVGLRSSSTMMYGHVDDPRHWVGHLNVLRDIQDRTGGFTEFVPLPFVHQNSPLYLAGAARPGPTHRDNRAVHALARIMLHGRISQIQTSWVKLGVERTQVMLNGGANDLGGTLMEETISRMAGSEFGSAKTVAELTAIAEGIGRPARQRTTDYSPLAA
- the mshB gene encoding N-acetyl-1-D-myo-inositol-2-amino-2-deoxy-alpha-D-glucopyranoside deacetylase → MQETPRLLFVHAHPDDETMTNGATIAHYVARGAQVQVVTCTLGEEGEVIGDRWARLAADHADQLGGYRIGELTAALRALGLDGPVYLGGAGRWRDSGMAGAPTYGPPGSQRFSDADQHEAVGALVEIIRTLRPHVVVTYDPNGGYGHPDHIQTHVVTTAAVAAAARSDDFPGRPWSVPKFYWTVIARSAFTAGWAALGPDDLREEWIVPPPDGDFNELGFPDDEIDAVIDDPAALPAKIAALRAHATQLTVGPTDRTMALSNNIALPIVTQEHYILTAGVAGERDERGWETDLLAGVDLTGAAAR
- a CDS encoding TetR/AcrR family transcriptional regulator, which codes for MGQQTATVRTRRRGKQLEDALFDATLAELAVVGYGGLTMEGIAARARTGKAALYRRWSCKHDLVQAALLYALPPLPEPRPDRSARENLLAVLNAHCDVVAGKTAFPGLDSMHQLLHEPELRAIFADAVVGPRLRITESILQTAADTGEIDPASITPYTARVGTALINQQMLLTGAPPNKRQLAQIVETVLPHLT